In Deltaproteobacteria bacterium, the following proteins share a genomic window:
- a CDS encoding acetolactate synthase large subunit — translation MTTAELLVRCLENEGVDWAFGVPGEETLALLDALLDSDIHFLQTRHEQGAAFMADVQGRLSGKARVCLATLGPGATNLLTGVADASMDRAPLVAITAQAGTERFHKESHQYLDLLALFRPAVKWNAQLVRPAVVPEAVRKAFKVAQTEKPGATHLDLPEDVAEATAPSGLGPLLPQQPFPTEPLEQQIERAARIVSEARDPIILAGNGVARGRAHEALRHFAETLGIPVAETFMGKGSLPDRHPLCLGTVGLQQRDYISCGLDGADVVICVGYDLVEYAPACWNPGHDKRIVHVDPSPAEVDTAYQVAVGVQGAIAASLPRIAARASARAEARGMTRASELRDVIRSELEAESGSDAFPLKPQRVVRELRAALGDDDILVSDVGAHKLWIARLYPCAAPNTCVISNGFASMGIALPGAIGAKLLHPERRVLAASGDGGFLMNVQELETALRARTPVVTVVFEDGAYGVIKWNQLRRYGRPAFVDFGNPDFVALAEAFGCRGYRVTAAAELGPILEDAFRQAVPAVVACPVDYGENMRLTEKLGALVCPV, via the coding sequence ATGACCACGGCGGAGCTGCTCGTCCGCTGCCTCGAGAACGAGGGCGTCGACTGGGCCTTCGGCGTGCCCGGGGAGGAGACGCTCGCGCTGCTCGACGCGCTGCTCGACTCCGATATCCATTTCCTCCAGACGCGCCACGAGCAGGGTGCGGCGTTCATGGCCGACGTGCAGGGGCGGCTCAGCGGCAAGGCGCGGGTCTGCCTCGCGACGCTCGGCCCGGGCGCCACCAACCTCCTCACGGGCGTCGCCGACGCCAGCATGGACCGCGCGCCGCTGGTGGCGATCACCGCGCAGGCGGGCACCGAGCGGTTCCACAAGGAGTCGCATCAGTACCTCGACCTGCTCGCGCTCTTCCGGCCGGCGGTCAAGTGGAACGCGCAGCTCGTCCGTCCGGCCGTGGTGCCCGAGGCGGTCCGCAAGGCCTTCAAGGTGGCCCAGACGGAGAAGCCGGGGGCCACGCACCTCGACCTGCCGGAGGACGTGGCGGAGGCGACGGCGCCGTCCGGCCTCGGGCCGCTCCTCCCGCAGCAGCCCTTTCCCACCGAGCCGCTCGAGCAGCAGATCGAGCGCGCGGCGAGGATCGTCTCGGAGGCGCGCGATCCGATCATCCTCGCCGGCAACGGCGTGGCGCGCGGGCGGGCCCACGAGGCGCTCAGGCACTTCGCCGAGACGCTCGGCATCCCGGTGGCGGAGACCTTCATGGGCAAGGGAAGCCTGCCGGACCGCCACCCGCTCTGCCTCGGCACCGTCGGCCTCCAGCAGCGCGACTACATCTCCTGCGGGCTCGACGGCGCGGACGTCGTCATCTGCGTCGGCTACGACCTCGTCGAGTACGCCCCGGCGTGCTGGAACCCCGGGCACGACAAGCGCATCGTGCACGTCGACCCGTCGCCGGCGGAGGTGGATACCGCGTACCAGGTGGCCGTCGGCGTGCAGGGCGCCATCGCCGCCTCGCTCCCGCGGATCGCCGCACGCGCGTCGGCGCGGGCCGAGGCCCGCGGCATGACGCGGGCGAGCGAGCTGCGCGACGTCATCCGGAGCGAGCTCGAGGCCGAGTCGGGGAGCGACGCCTTCCCCCTAAAGCCGCAGCGCGTGGTACGGGAGCTGCGCGCGGCGCTCGGCGACGACGACATCCTGGTGAGCGACGTCGGCGCCCACAAGCTCTGGATCGCGCGTCTGTACCCGTGTGCGGCGCCGAACACCTGCGTCATCTCGAACGGCTTCGCGAGCATGGGCATCGCACTCCCCGGCGCGATCGGCGCCAAGCTGCTCCACCCCGAGAGGCGCGTCCTCGCGGCGTCCGGCGATGGCGGCTTCCTGATGAACGTGCAGGAGCTGGAGACGGCGCTGCGGGCGCGGACGCCTGTCGTGACCGTCGTCTTCGAGGACGGCGCCTACGGGGTCATCAAGTGGAATCAGCTGAGACGCTACGGGCGGCCCGCCTTCGTCGACTTCGGCAACCCCGATTTCGTGGCGCTGGCGGAGGCCTTCGGCTGCCGCGGCTATCGCGTCACCGCCGCGGCCGAGCTCGGGCCCATCCTCGAGGATGCCTTCCGGCAGGCCGTCCCGGCGGTGGTCGCCTGTCCCGTCGACTACGGCGAGAACATGCGGCTCACCGAGAAGTTGGGGGCTCTCGTGTGCCCCGTCTGA
- a CDS encoding NAD-dependent succinate-semialdehyde dehydrogenase, which translates to MSIRSVNPTTGEVLETFAETTPKETERLLDDVHRAFLDWRRRPIKERARAIGDAARVLRAKKAAYARTMALEMGKPIAQGEAEVEKCAWGCDYYAEHAEEFLAPQPRRTDARRSYVRFDPLGPVLAIMPWNFPFWQVFRFAAPALVAGNAGILKHASNVPRCALEIERVFREAGLPEGVFRTVLVGPEGVGSIIADPRVRGVTLTGSDRAGSRVAEQAGRELKKTVLELGGSDPFVVLEDADVAAAARTAAEARLINNGQSCIAAKRFIVVDAVAEPFLDLFVAEMRSRRMGDPLSPETQVGPQARHDLRDDLHRQVEESVRRGAEVVLGGRVPEAPGAFYPPTVLVAVRRGMPAFDEETFGPVAAVIRARDEAEAIALANDSPYGLGASLWTRHDGRAERLAGEIEAGCVFVNGQVRSDPRLPFGGVKRSGYGRELSEYGIREFVNIKSVAIF; encoded by the coding sequence ATGAGCATCCGGTCCGTCAACCCCACCACCGGCGAGGTGCTGGAGACCTTCGCCGAAACCACTCCGAAGGAGACCGAGCGCCTGCTCGACGACGTGCACCGTGCCTTCCTCGACTGGCGGCGACGGCCGATCAAGGAGCGTGCGCGGGCGATCGGGGATGCGGCGCGCGTGCTGCGCGCGAAGAAGGCCGCGTACGCCCGCACCATGGCGCTCGAGATGGGAAAGCCGATCGCGCAGGGCGAGGCGGAGGTCGAGAAGTGCGCCTGGGGCTGCGACTATTACGCCGAGCACGCCGAGGAGTTCCTCGCCCCGCAGCCCCGCCGGACCGACGCACGCCGGAGCTACGTCCGCTTCGACCCGCTCGGTCCCGTGCTCGCGATCATGCCGTGGAACTTTCCCTTCTGGCAGGTCTTCCGCTTCGCCGCCCCGGCGCTCGTCGCGGGCAATGCGGGGATCCTGAAGCATGCCTCGAACGTGCCGCGCTGCGCGCTCGAGATCGAGCGGGTCTTCCGGGAAGCGGGCCTGCCCGAAGGTGTGTTCCGCACCGTGCTCGTCGGGCCGGAGGGGGTCGGGTCCATCATCGCCGACCCGCGCGTGCGCGGCGTCACGCTGACCGGCAGCGACCGCGCCGGGAGCCGCGTCGCGGAGCAGGCCGGGCGCGAGCTCAAGAAGACCGTGCTCGAGCTCGGCGGGAGCGACCCGTTCGTCGTCCTGGAGGACGCCGACGTCGCGGCCGCCGCGCGCACCGCCGCCGAGGCGCGTCTCATCAACAACGGCCAGAGCTGCATCGCCGCCAAGCGCTTCATCGTCGTCGACGCGGTGGCCGAGCCCTTCCTCGACCTCTTCGTGGCCGAGATGCGATCGCGGCGGATGGGCGATCCGCTCAGCCCCGAGACGCAGGTCGGTCCGCAGGCACGCCACGACCTGCGCGACGACCTGCATCGCCAGGTGGAGGAGTCGGTGCGGCGCGGCGCCGAGGTCGTGCTCGGCGGGCGGGTGCCGGAGGCGCCGGGCGCGTTCTATCCGCCGACGGTGCTCGTCGCCGTCCGCCGGGGGATGCCGGCGTTCGACGAGGAGACCTTCGGTCCGGTCGCGGCCGTGATCCGGGCCCGGGACGAGGCGGAGGCGATCGCGCTCGCCAACGACTCCCCGTACGGCCTCGGGGCGTCGCTGTGGACGCGCCACGACGGCCGGGCGGAGCGACTGGCCGGCGAGATCGAGGCGGGCTGCGTGTTCGTGAACGGGCAGGTCCGGTCCGACCCGCGGCTGCCGTTCGGAGGCGTCAAGCGGTCGGGCTACGGGCGGGAGCTGTCGGAGTACGGCATTCGCGAGTTCGTCAACATCAAGAGCGTCGCGATATTCTGA